A part of Candidatus Stoquefichus sp. SB1 genomic DNA contains:
- a CDS encoding ABC transporter substrate-binding protein: protein MNKGVCKKIVSVIACLAMVFSLLGCTSQQTPPQTQIELTDQAGRTVTLKEPACKIVSCYYITTYATLALGISDRLIGIEKKAETRPIYQMANKKLLELKQVGSLKELNIEAIAELKPDLVLMPMKLKDKAQLLTDLGIQVLVVNPETHEQLVEMLTLIGKACGVEDKAKELTSYYQMQMDKMAKTSHQEKQSVYIGSNSSYLETAPQTMYQSTLIETAGGENVAAKLEGNYWTKVSYETLLKMNPDMIIIPSGASYSVEDIRNDQQLKSLKAVQHQTIYQMPKGIEEWDSPIPSGILGTMWLYSLLHNDIYSHDAFVKDVKDFYKTFYGFDIDESLLKK, encoded by the coding sequence ATGAATAAGGGCGTATGCAAAAAAATCGTAAGTGTCATAGCGTGTTTGGCAATGGTTTTCTCTTTGTTGGGATGTACATCTCAGCAAACACCACCACAAACACAGATTGAATTAACTGATCAGGCAGGGAGAACAGTCACGCTCAAAGAGCCTGCTTGCAAGATTGTGAGTTGTTATTATATTACAACTTATGCAACTTTGGCTTTAGGAATAAGTGATCGTCTAATAGGGATTGAAAAGAAGGCCGAAACAAGACCTATTTATCAAATGGCAAATAAAAAGTTATTGGAGTTAAAACAAGTAGGAAGCTTAAAAGAGTTAAATATTGAGGCAATTGCAGAATTGAAACCTGATCTTGTTTTGATGCCAATGAAACTCAAAGATAAAGCGCAGCTATTAACCGATTTAGGAATTCAAGTCTTGGTTGTCAATCCTGAAACTCATGAACAATTGGTAGAGATGTTAACGTTAATTGGAAAAGCATGTGGAGTGGAAGATAAAGCCAAAGAATTAACAAGTTATTATCAAATGCAAATGGATAAAATGGCAAAGACATCTCATCAAGAGAAACAAAGTGTTTATATAGGAAGTAATTCTTCTTATTTAGAAACAGCTCCACAAACAATGTATCAAAGTACATTGATTGAAACTGCTGGTGGTGAAAATGTAGCAGCAAAACTAGAGGGAAACTATTGGACAAAAGTCTCATATGAAACATTATTAAAAATGAATCCAGATATGATCATTATTCCTTCAGGCGCAAGTTATTCAGTTGAAGATATAAGGAATGATCAACAATTAAAATCTTTAAAGGCTGTTCAACATCAAACCATTTATCAAATGCCAAAAGGAATTGAAGAATGGGATTCCCCAATTCCTTCAGGAATTCTAGGGACAATGTGGTTATATAGTTTATTGCATAATGATATTTATTCTCATGATGCATTTGTTAAAGATGTTAAAGATTTTTATAAAACATTTTATGGCTTTGATATTGATGAAAGTTTATTAAAGAAATAA
- a CDS encoding (2Fe-2S)-binding protein, with protein sequence MLIKMNLNGKDIEAMIEPDMLLIDFLRSQGCLSVKRGCDTSNCGLCTVLEDGKPILSCSVLTARVAGHEIVTLEGLQEEAKGLAEFIADQGAEQCGFCNPGMMMNAIALLRENPHPTDEEILNYLAGNLCRCSGYEGQLRGMKAYIAYLEKQGKETS encoded by the coding sequence ATGCTTATTAAAATGAATTTAAATGGAAAAGATATTGAAGCAATGATTGAGCCAGATATGTTATTGATTGATTTCTTACGCTCACAAGGATGTTTGAGTGTGAAACGTGGATGTGATACGAGTAATTGTGGGCTATGTACAGTTTTAGAAGATGGCAAACCTATTTTGTCATGTAGTGTTTTAACTGCGAGAGTCGCAGGACATGAGATTGTGACATTAGAAGGACTGCAAGAAGAAGCCAAAGGCTTAGCTGAGTTTATTGCTGACCAGGGAGCTGAACAATGTGGCTTCTGTAATCCTGGAATGATGATGAATGCTATTGCATTATTAAGAGAAAATCCTCATCCTACTGATGAAGAGATATTAAATTATTTGGCTGGAAACTTATGTCGCTGTTCAGGATATGAAGGACAGTTGCGTGGTATGAAAGCGTATATTGCTTATTTAGAAAAACAAGGAAAGGAGACATCATAA
- a CDS encoding ABC transporter ATP-binding protein, whose product MKILLEVKNLSVSYEQKVVEQVSMTLHSQEIVGLIGQNGCGKSTLLKGIIGGPVSTVGQVFVRAQDYFTMKIKERAQYIAMMSQRYDVMEGLTVSEMIELGGYATSHFFDYHMDYERILQIAEEFQIVDLLEKDYTKLSEGQKQLVQLARLTRQNTPVLLLDEPDSALDFENRHRIFQLIQKMIKTQDKTGLLVLHDPLYAFMYCDRILLMKDGRIIDEIIPQHETCQIMTQKMQKLYPHMIIQKDQEYQQFYCLTK is encoded by the coding sequence ATGAAGATATTATTAGAAGTTAAAAACTTGTCTGTTTCTTATGAACAAAAAGTTGTTGAGCAAGTCTCAATGACTTTGCATTCACAAGAAATTGTTGGACTGATTGGACAAAATGGTTGTGGTAAATCAACCTTGCTGAAGGGAATTATTGGTGGTCCAGTTTCAACTGTCGGACAAGTCTTTGTTAGAGCACAAGATTATTTTACGATGAAAATTAAAGAACGTGCTCAATATATTGCGATGATGAGTCAAAGATATGATGTTATGGAAGGCTTAACAGTGAGTGAAATGATTGAATTAGGGGGTTATGCGACTTCTCATTTCTTTGATTATCATATGGATTATGAACGTATTTTACAAATTGCAGAAGAGTTTCAAATTGTTGATTTATTAGAAAAAGATTATACAAAGTTAAGTGAAGGTCAAAAACAACTGGTTCAACTTGCAAGATTAACAAGACAAAATACACCTGTTCTCTTATTAGATGAACCAGATAGTGCATTAGATTTTGAGAATCGTCATCGGATCTTCCAATTGATTCAAAAGATGATAAAAACGCAAGACAAAACAGGGCTTTTGGTTTTACATGATCCACTTTATGCTTTTATGTATTGTGATCGGATTTTATTAATGAAAGATGGGAGAATCATTGATGAAATCATACCACAACATGAAACATGTCAAATCATGACACAAAAGATGCAAAAACTTTATCCTCATATGATCATTCAAAAAGATCAAGAGTATCAACAATTTTATTGTTTAACAAAATAA
- a CDS encoding nucleoside-triphosphatase produces the protein MEMIRNILITGNRQVGKSTLLNHILTECQKEYVGYRTFPHIAVSIGYTYVMQDITTQETMPISFYDGKKMIGIDDTFSDLGVRCLKHALVCSSEIVVLDELGRFEQNNQAFIQAVHDLLDSEKWVFAIIKNEPIAYLEQIKQRKDCQLYDLNILSFKEAKQMIISKIHMKGDYDE, from the coding sequence ATGGAAATGATAAGAAATATTTTGATAACTGGAAATCGTCAAGTTGGCAAATCAACATTATTAAATCACATTTTAACTGAGTGTCAAAAAGAGTATGTTGGATATCGCACCTTTCCTCATATTGCTGTATCCATTGGCTATACATATGTGATGCAAGATATAACAACACAAGAAACAATGCCTATCTCTTTTTATGATGGAAAGAAAATGATTGGGATTGATGATACGTTTTCTGACTTGGGTGTCAGATGTTTAAAACATGCTTTAGTGTGTTCAAGTGAGATTGTTGTTCTTGATGAATTGGGACGTTTTGAACAAAACAATCAAGCCTTTATTCAAGCAGTTCATGATTTATTAGATAGTGAAAAATGGGTGTTTGCGATTATTAAAAATGAACCCATAGCTTATCTTGAACAAATCAAACAGCGAAAAGATTGCCAGTTATATGATTTAAATATTCTTTCTTTCAAAGAGGCAAAACAAATGATTATTTCAAAAATACATATGAAGGGAGACTATGATGAATAA
- a CDS encoding uracil-xanthine permease family protein, with protein sequence MKMNTNQNNSTPYDFEGKLPLKQAIPLGLQHVLAMFVGNLTPILIITSACAAMSDAEQFAAIQVSLLQNAMLIAGVVTLIQLFAIGPVGGKVPIIMGTSSGFIGVFQSVAKVMGGGILGYAAIMGASIIGGLFEGVLGFLLKPLRRFFPAVVTGTVVLSIGLSLISVGVGSFGGGSNAQDYGSIENLCVALTVLVIILVLKHATKGMMSSSCILIGIICGYVICSVMAMFLSTTGVNGEGVEFVKSWVINWDAVANAKWFAIPEFMPVTPVFDLRAILPVIIMFIVTAVETVGDISGVIEGGMGREATDEELSGGVICDGLGSSLAAVFGVLPNTSFSQNVGLVTMTKIVNRFALACGAIFLILCGLFPKLAALISIMPQSVLGGAAVIMFSSIVMSGIQLITKEPLNARRMTIVSVALGLGYGLGANSAVLAGLPEAVQMIFGGSGIVPAALVAIILNICLPEEKDVSEV encoded by the coding sequence ATGAAAATGAATACAAATCAAAACAATTCAACGCCTTATGATTTTGAAGGAAAACTTCCTTTAAAACAGGCAATACCATTAGGTTTACAACATGTCCTTGCAATGTTTGTAGGGAATTTAACACCGATTTTAATTATTACCAGTGCTTGTGCTGCGATGAGCGATGCTGAGCAGTTTGCAGCCATTCAAGTTTCATTATTGCAAAATGCAATGCTGATTGCTGGTGTCGTTACGCTTATTCAATTATTTGCGATTGGACCAGTAGGTGGAAAGGTTCCAATTATTATGGGAACAAGTTCTGGTTTTATTGGCGTTTTTCAAAGTGTTGCGAAAGTCATGGGTGGCGGAATTTTAGGATATGCCGCTATTATGGGAGCTTCTATTATTGGTGGTTTATTTGAAGGTGTTCTAGGTTTCTTATTAAAACCACTTCGTCGTTTCTTTCCAGCTGTTGTGACAGGAACTGTTGTTTTATCAATCGGATTATCATTAATAAGTGTTGGTGTTGGTTCTTTTGGTGGTGGAAGTAATGCACAAGATTATGGTTCTATTGAAAATTTATGTGTTGCATTGACAGTGTTGGTGATTATTTTGGTGTTAAAACATGCAACAAAAGGGATGATGAGTTCTTCATGTATCTTAATTGGAATTATTTGTGGTTATGTCATTTGTAGTGTTATGGCTATGTTCTTATCGACTACAGGAGTCAATGGCGAAGGTGTAGAGTTTGTCAAATCATGGGTGATTAACTGGGATGCTGTAGCGAATGCAAAATGGTTTGCGATTCCTGAATTTATGCCAGTGACACCAGTCTTTGATTTAAGAGCTATTTTACCTGTTATCATTATGTTTATTGTGACTGCAGTAGAAACAGTTGGTGATATTTCAGGTGTGATTGAAGGTGGTATGGGTCGTGAAGCAACAGATGAGGAATTGTCAGGTGGAGTGATTTGTGATGGACTTGGCTCAAGTTTAGCTGCTGTGTTTGGTGTTTTACCAAATACTTCATTTAGTCAAAATGTTGGTTTAGTAACTATGACAAAGATTGTCAATCGTTTTGCTTTAGCATGTGGTGCTATCTTCTTGATTTTATGTGGATTGTTCCCTAAATTAGCAGCCCTTATTTCAATTATGCCACAAAGTGTTTTAGGTGGGGCCGCTGTTATTATGTTCTCATCTATTGTGATGAGTGGGATTCAGTTAATTACTAAAGAGCCATTAAATGCACGTCGTATGACAATTGTATCTGTGGCATTAGGATTAGGTTATGGATTAGGTGCGAATAGTGCTGTTTTAGCTGGCTTACCAGAAGCAGTTCAAATGATTTTTGGTGGTTCAGGAATTGTTCCTGCTGCTTTGGTCGCAATCATCTTAAATATTTGTTTACCAGAAGAAAAGGATGTTTCAGAAGTCTAA
- a CDS encoding FecCD family ABC transporter permease codes for MKKRSLLFVMIVLLVIVFGISLTVGSYSLSLSEIGHLLCGGMSDEMAQQVFFQLRVPRVVMGLLAGSVLGIAGGVYQLIFRNPLASPDLTGVASGASFGAALMIVIGATSAIEMMFGAFVMGIASLLLVIFLVKITGVQRATTYILAGIVISALADAGIMIFKYMADPVSELAAIEFWTMGSLASITFHKMLISLSSVIVPLLLVLLCRRQIVMLSLGDENAKYLGLNASLLRMIILILTTWMVASIVSITGVISFVGLIAPHIAYLILKKRTDHFLLLSGCIGALIIMVGDMLARSLVTGAELPLSILTIIFSAPVLIFWMWKQRGQIL; via the coding sequence ATGAAAAAAAGATCTTTATTATTTGTGATGATTGTCTTATTAGTCATTGTGTTTGGGATATCTTTAACAGTTGGCAGTTATTCTTTATCATTATCTGAAATTGGACATTTGTTATGTGGTGGCATGAGTGATGAGATGGCTCAACAGGTTTTCTTTCAGCTGCGTGTTCCTCGTGTTGTTATGGGATTATTAGCAGGAAGTGTTTTAGGAATTGCTGGGGGAGTCTATCAGTTAATTTTTAGAAATCCATTAGCATCACCGGATTTGACTGGGGTTGCATCTGGTGCAAGTTTTGGTGCTGCATTGATGATTGTCATAGGAGCAACCAGTGCTATTGAAATGATGTTTGGTGCCTTTGTGATGGGCATCGCATCTCTTCTGTTAGTCATATTTCTAGTGAAGATAACGGGTGTTCAGCGGGCAACAACTTATATTTTAGCAGGTATTGTTATCTCGGCGTTAGCAGATGCTGGGATCATGATTTTTAAATATATGGCTGATCCAGTCAGTGAATTAGCAGCTATAGAATTTTGGACAATGGGAAGTTTAGCATCTATAACTTTTCATAAGATGCTGATTTCACTAAGCAGTGTCATCGTGCCACTGTTACTTGTTCTGTTATGTCGACGCCAAATTGTAATGTTGTCATTAGGTGATGAAAATGCTAAGTATTTAGGATTGAATGCGAGTCTTTTAAGAATGATTATCCTTATATTAACAACATGGATGGTTGCTTCAATTGTTTCTATTACAGGAGTGATTTCTTTTGTAGGATTGATTGCACCACATATTGCATATCTCATTTTAAAAAAACGTACAGATCATTTTTTATTACTGAGTGGCTGTATAGGTGCATTGATTATTATGGTTGGAGATATGCTCGCAAGGAGTCTTGTCACAGGGGCTGAATTGCCACTTAGTATTTTAACGATTATTTTCTCGGCACCTGTTCTCATTTTTTGGATGTGGAAACAACGAGGTCAGATTTTATGA
- a CDS encoding HAD-IC family P-type ATPase, translated as MKDTPKYNEYGLTSQEVQERKAAGQQNGLSQPASQSYSQIIKKNILTLFNLLNFLIFLALVFVKAWSNLIFMAIILVNAGIGILQEINAKRLVDKLSILTKPTLHVMRDGKPQIVDIQDIVLDDLLILESGDQVCNDAIVVTGSIEANESLLTGESDPVYKQRDASLLSGSSIIAGKCYARVVKVGKENYATALIQQAQVAKKQKSELLESMNKVTRVTTFMIIPLGILLFIEALWMRHDTMFLSVVSTSAGLLGMLPKGLVLLMSVSLANGVIRLAKREVLVQDLYSLETLSHIDVLCLDKTGTITDGQMKVEHMLTYGIVCHLPNKEIMGSYLHACDDNNVTFQAMNAYFKPNNILNPIQKIPFSSLRKWSAIEFESFGTVVVGAAEKLMKEDLPSEVKDYIHQGMRAIAVGFTKENVDDNQLLPELDILMILILSDNLRKNTKETLDYFYKEGIETKIISGDHVETVAAIAKKAGVKNYDKWIDMSMVPDEQIAVSVQENTVFGRVTPDQKKRIVEELQKAGHHVAMTGDGVNDLLALKKADCSIALADGSDASKQISQVVLLNNDFTCLPDVLLEGRKVVNNVTRVAGVFFIKTIYTILLSIICVLTNTPFPFIPLQITLIDLFIEAMPSFLTMFESDTSKIKGSFLPQVFSKAIPNGMSIIICFMLIMIFYPKFSFDYQEAMTIMYIVLGVISMVAVMRTCVPFTNLRVIVCTFMILGFGSAILFATTWLHLVQITLRIGVYAAGVSLIGLIIERLFYFYIYKNDKALQEIPYISQ; from the coding sequence AGAAGTTCAAGAACGAAAAGCAGCTGGTCAACAAAATGGTTTGAGTCAGCCAGCCAGTCAAAGTTATTCACAGATTATCAAAAAGAATATCTTGACACTTTTTAATCTCTTGAACTTTTTGATATTTCTTGCTTTGGTTTTTGTTAAAGCATGGTCAAATCTTATTTTTATGGCTATTATTCTTGTTAATGCAGGGATTGGGATTCTGCAGGAAATCAATGCTAAACGTTTGGTTGACAAACTTTCAATTTTAACCAAACCAACTTTACATGTCATGCGTGATGGAAAACCACAAATTGTTGATATTCAAGACATTGTTTTGGACGACTTATTGATATTGGAGAGTGGTGATCAAGTCTGTAATGATGCGATTGTTGTGACAGGAAGTATTGAAGCCAATGAATCTTTACTTACTGGTGAATCAGATCCTGTCTATAAACAACGAGATGCATCACTTTTATCTGGCAGTAGTATTATCGCCGGGAAATGTTATGCAAGAGTTGTAAAAGTTGGAAAAGAGAATTATGCAACGGCCCTGATTCAGCAGGCTCAAGTGGCCAAGAAACAAAAATCAGAACTGTTAGAGTCTATGAATAAGGTGACACGTGTGACAACTTTTATGATCATTCCTTTAGGAATTTTGCTTTTTATAGAAGCATTATGGATGCGTCATGATACAATGTTTTTATCAGTTGTCAGTACATCGGCTGGATTATTAGGGATGTTACCTAAAGGTTTGGTTTTATTAATGAGTGTTTCTTTAGCAAATGGAGTTATCCGTTTAGCCAAACGAGAAGTTCTTGTTCAAGACTTGTATTCATTAGAAACACTATCCCATATTGATGTTTTGTGCTTAGATAAAACAGGAACGATAACGGATGGACAGATGAAAGTTGAACATATGCTCACATATGGGATTGTTTGCCATTTGCCTAATAAAGAGATAATGGGTTCATACTTACATGCCTGTGATGACAACAATGTCACATTTCAAGCTATGAATGCTTATTTTAAACCCAATAACATTTTAAATCCTATCCAGAAAATTCCTTTTTCCTCATTGCGAAAATGGAGCGCTATTGAATTTGAAAGTTTTGGAACTGTTGTTGTGGGAGCAGCTGAAAAACTGATGAAAGAAGATTTACCGAGTGAAGTCAAAGATTATATTCATCAAGGAATGCGTGCAATTGCAGTTGGCTTTACAAAGGAAAATGTTGATGATAATCAGCTTTTACCAGAACTTGATATTTTAATGATTTTGATTTTATCAGATAATTTAAGAAAAAATACAAAGGAAACATTGGATTACTTTTATAAAGAGGGGATTGAAACAAAGATTATTTCTGGAGATCATGTTGAAACAGTCGCTGCCATTGCTAAAAAAGCTGGTGTCAAAAATTATGACAAATGGATTGATATGTCAATGGTTCCAGATGAACAGATTGCTGTGTCAGTTCAAGAGAATACAGTGTTTGGAAGAGTCACACCTGATCAAAAGAAACGAATTGTTGAAGAACTCCAAAAAGCTGGACATCATGTTGCGATGACAGGTGATGGAGTCAATGATTTACTGGCATTAAAGAAAGCAGATTGCTCTATTGCGCTTGCTGATGGAAGTGATGCATCTAAACAAATCTCTCAAGTGGTTTTATTGAATAATGATTTTACATGTTTACCAGATGTCCTTTTAGAAGGTCGAAAGGTTGTTAATAATGTCACACGTGTTGCAGGTGTTTTCTTTATCAAAACCATTTATACTATTTTATTATCAATAATTTGTGTTTTAACAAATACACCATTCCCTTTTATCCCATTACAAATCACCCTTATTGATTTATTCATTGAAGCAATGCCATCCTTTTTAACAATGTTTGAATCAGATACAAGCAAAATCAAAGGTTCATTTTTACCACAAGTCTTTTCAAAAGCAATTCCAAATGGAATGAGTATTATTATTTGTTTTATGCTGATTATGATCTTTTATCCAAAATTTTCATTTGATTATCAAGAAGCCATGACAATCATGTATATTGTTTTAGGCGTCATCAGTATGGTTGCAGTGATGCGTACTTGCGTTCCTTTTACAAATTTAAGAGTGATTGTTTGTACTTTTATGATTTTAGGCTTTGGCAGTGCTATTCTATTCGCAACGACATGGCTTCATTTGGTGCAAATAACACTACGTATAGGTGTTTATGCTGCTGGTGTAAGTCTGATAGGATTGATTATCGAAAGATTATTTTATTTCTATATTTATAAAAATGACAAAGCTTTACAGGAAATTCCATATATTTCTCAATAA
- a CDS encoding xanthine dehydrogenase family protein molybdopterin-binding subunit, with product MKKTFQQVNKPVRKKDAMNLLLGKPAYVDDVTPTDCLVVKVLRSPHAHALIEDIDVENAKHVNGIEAIYTYHDVPQKRFTMAGQTYPEPSPYDRLILDQRVRFVGDAVAIIAGVNEKVVDQAMKLIKVKYQVLEAVLDIHTAKDNEVLVHPEENWKALCPVGADNQRNLCASDCHTEGELEAVFASCDEVIERTYHTRANQQAMMETFRTYCEIDPFGRLHVMSSTQIVFHVRRILAHALDIPKSQIHVEKPRIGGGFGAKQTVVAEVYPAFVTWMTKKPSKMIYSRTESQIAASPRHEMEVTVKIGAMKDGTIRAIDVYTLSNTGAFGEHGPTTVGLSGHKSIPLYNNHLEAFRFAYDVVYTNCQAAGAYRGYGATQGIFAVESAVNEMAARLGIDAVVIREKNMVKEGQEMSAYYHEVTKSCALNRCMDRAQELFHWQEKAKPRVMADGKIRSAGVAMAMQGSGISGVDVGSATIKLNDDGFYALTIGAADMGTGCDTILAQMAAECLECDVDHIVVFGADSDASPYDSGSYASSTTYVTGKAVEKACLELKGHLCEIGAEILECSQDDVYFTGQAIQTLDNQKSVSLTDIATKSMCGNNISTQVTVSHSSPVSPPPFMVGMVEIELDKETGQVEILDYVAVVDCGTVINTNLARVQTEGGLVQGIGMALYENVQYSDKGVIAENSLMQYKIPSRLDIGKLRVEFESSYEETGPFGAKSIGEIVINTPSPAIAHAIYNATGVWQRDLPMTAEKILMSLPEDE from the coding sequence ATGAAGAAAACTTTCCAGCAGGTGAATAAACCTGTACGTAAAAAAGATGCAATGAATTTATTATTAGGGAAGCCTGCTTATGTTGATGATGTGACACCCACTGATTGTTTAGTTGTGAAAGTTTTGCGTTCACCACATGCGCATGCTTTGATTGAAGATATTGATGTAGAAAATGCTAAACATGTTAATGGAATTGAGGCTATTTACACTTATCATGATGTTCCACAAAAACGTTTTACGATGGCAGGACAAACTTATCCTGAACCAAGTCCTTATGATCGTTTGATTTTAGATCAAAGGGTTCGTTTTGTAGGTGATGCGGTGGCAATTATTGCGGGGGTAAACGAAAAAGTTGTTGATCAGGCTATGAAACTGATTAAAGTCAAATACCAAGTCTTAGAAGCTGTTTTAGATATACATACTGCAAAAGATAATGAAGTTTTGGTTCATCCAGAAGAAAATTGGAAGGCATTATGTCCAGTAGGGGCTGACAATCAACGAAACCTTTGTGCGAGTGACTGTCATACGGAAGGTGAGTTAGAAGCGGTTTTTGCATCATGTGATGAGGTCATAGAAAGAACTTATCATACACGTGCCAATCAGCAGGCAATGATGGAAACATTTAGAACGTATTGTGAAATTGATCCTTTTGGTCGTCTTCATGTGATGAGTTCTACGCAAATTGTTTTCCATGTTCGTCGTATTCTTGCTCATGCATTAGATATCCCTAAATCACAAATTCATGTAGAAAAGCCAAGAATTGGTGGTGGTTTTGGAGCAAAACAAACAGTTGTTGCAGAAGTTTATCCAGCTTTTGTGACTTGGATGACAAAGAAACCATCTAAGATGATCTATTCACGAACAGAATCACAAATAGCAGCCTCACCACGTCATGAAATGGAAGTCACAGTTAAAATTGGTGCTATGAAAGATGGCACAATTCGCGCTATTGATGTTTATACATTATCTAATACAGGGGCTTTTGGTGAACATGGTCCAACAACGGTTGGATTATCAGGTCATAAATCAATTCCATTATATAATAATCATTTAGAAGCATTTCGTTTTGCTTACGATGTTGTTTATACAAATTGTCAAGCTGCTGGAGCTTATCGTGGTTATGGTGCGACTCAAGGAATCTTTGCAGTTGAATCAGCAGTGAATGAAATGGCTGCACGTTTAGGAATAGATGCAGTTGTGATACGTGAAAAAAATATGGTTAAAGAAGGACAGGAAATGTCTGCCTATTATCATGAAGTGACAAAAAGTTGTGCTTTAAATCGTTGTATGGATCGTGCTCAGGAATTATTTCACTGGCAGGAAAAAGCCAAGCCTAGAGTTATGGCAGATGGGAAGATTAGGAGTGCTGGCGTTGCTATGGCGATGCAAGGTTCAGGTATTTCAGGCGTAGATGTTGGTTCAGCTACGATTAAATTAAATGATGATGGTTTTTATGCTTTGACAATTGGGGCAGCCGATATGGGAACTGGTTGTGATACAATTCTTGCGCAAATGGCAGCAGAATGTTTAGAATGTGATGTTGATCATATTGTTGTCTTTGGGGCAGATTCTGATGCTTCACCATATGATTCAGGTTCATATGCTTCAAGTACCACTTATGTCACTGGAAAAGCTGTCGAAAAGGCGTGCCTAGAATTAAAGGGGCATTTATGTGAGATAGGGGCAGAGATATTAGAATGTTCTCAAGATGATGTTTATTTTACTGGTCAGGCAATTCAAACATTGGATAATCAAAAATCTGTTTCTTTGACTGATATTGCAACAAAATCTATGTGTGGTAACAATATATCTACACAAGTCACAGTTTCTCATTCATCGCCTGTATCACCACCACCATTTATGGTTGGTATGGTTGAAATTGAACTTGATAAAGAAACAGGACAGGTTGAGATTTTAGATTATGTTGCTGTGGTTGACTGTGGTACAGTTATCAATACGAATTTAGCACGTGTTCAAACTGAAGGTGGGCTTGTTCAGGGGATTGGAATGGCTCTTTATGAAAATGTTCAATATAGTGATAAGGGTGTCATTGCTGAAAATTCATTGATGCAATATAAGATTCCTAGCCGTTTAGATATCGGAAAACTGCGTGTTGAATTTGAAAGCAGTTATGAAGAAACGGGTCCTTTTGGTGCAAAGTCTATTGGTGAAATTGTGATTAATACACCATCACCTGCTATTGCTCATGCCATTTATAATGCAACTGGAGTTTGGCAAAGAGATCTACCAATGACAGCTGAAAAAATCTTAATGAGCTTACCAGAAGACGAATGA
- a CDS encoding FAD binding domain-containing protein, whose amino-acid sequence MLEIKNYVRPQSLAEAYVLCQNRNNVIIGGMLWLKMQNRSIDTAIDLCDLGLDCIEDKGDEIHIGAMVTLRQLELHPLLNQYTNNAIKESVRHIVGVQFRNLATVGGSLFGRYGFSDVLTMFMALDAYVELYHGGIVSIQEFASMRPIPDILVKVIVKKSPLRVVYMSQRQTKTDFPVLTCAISQINSRYTCTIGARPLKAMTFEDENHLLDSSLSDESIKAFANDIAKKVVLGSNIRGSADYRRRIAKVLIKRAFVALREENQNAY is encoded by the coding sequence TTGTTAGAAATTAAAAACTATGTGAGACCACAAAGTTTAGCAGAAGCCTATGTGTTATGTCAAAATCGCAACAATGTGATTATTGGTGGAATGCTTTGGTTAAAAATGCAAAATAGAAGTATTGATACTGCTATAGATCTTTGTGATTTAGGACTTGATTGTATAGAAGATAAAGGTGATGAAATTCATATAGGGGCAATGGTAACATTACGTCAGTTAGAACTTCATCCTTTATTGAATCAATATACCAATAATGCAATCAAAGAAAGTGTTCGACATATTGTTGGTGTGCAATTTAGAAATTTAGCAACTGTTGGAGGAAGCTTATTTGGACGTTATGGTTTTTCAGATGTTTTGACAATGTTTATGGCACTAGATGCTTATGTTGAACTTTATCATGGAGGTATTGTTTCTATCCAGGAATTTGCGTCTATGCGACCTATCCCAGATATCTTGGTAAAAGTCATTGTTAAAAAATCACCACTACGTGTGGTTTATATGTCTCAACGTCAAACCAAAACAGATTTTCCAGTTTTAACATGCGCAATCAGTCAAATCAATTCTCGTTACACTTGTACAATTGGTGCACGCCCTTTAAAGGCGATGACATTTGAAGATGAAAATCATTTATTAGACTCCTCTTTAAGTGATGAAAGTATAAAAGCGTTTGCGAATGATATAGCTAAAAAGGTTGTATTGGGTTCAAATATTCGAGGGAGTGCTGATTATCGTCGCCGTATTGCAAAAGTCTTAATCAAACGTGCTTTTGTAGCGTTGAGAGAGGAGAATCAAAATGCTTATTAA